A single genomic interval of Hevea brasiliensis isolate MT/VB/25A 57/8 chromosome 4, ASM3005281v1, whole genome shotgun sequence harbors:
- the LOC131179475 gene encoding secreted RxLR effector protein 161-like encodes MDTPMDPNVKLILGQGEPLEDLGRYWRLVGKLKYLKITHLDISFVVSVVIKFLQAPCSDHWDVVIRILRYIKGPLGQSLLYENKSHSQVIRYSDADWAGSLAHKRSTLGYFVMIGGNLISCKSKKQDVVARLSAEVKYRAMAPVTRELI; translated from the coding sequence ATGGACACTCCTATGGATCCAAATGTCAAGCTTATTCTTGGACAAGGGGAGCCATTGGAAGATCTTGGTAGATATTGGAGGCTAGTTGGTAAACTAAAATATCTTAAAATTACACATCTAGATATTTCGTTTGTTGTTAGTGTAGTAATTAAGTTTCTCCAAGCACCATGTAGTGATCACTGGGATGTAGTAATTCGCATTCTCAGGTATATCAAAGGACCTCTTGGGCAAAGTCTGTTATATGAAAACAAGAGTCATTCTCAAGTTATTAGGTACTCTGATGCAGATTGGGCAGGTTCTCTTGCACATAAGCGATCTACTTTAGGATATTTTGTTATGATTGGAGGGAATCTAATATCCTGTAAGAGTAAAAAGCAAGATGTAGTTGCTAGATTAAGTGCAGAAGTAAAATACAGAGCTATGGCTCCAGTAACACGTGAGCTTATCTAG